The following are encoded together in the Coregonus clupeaformis isolate EN_2021a chromosome 24, ASM2061545v1, whole genome shotgun sequence genome:
- the LOC123481818 gene encoding uncharacterized protein LOC123481818, with protein sequence MGFVTTDAIHLLCPLYGRTTRTDRRDRANAALLCGYAAKLCGYAAKLCGYAAKLCGYAAKVCGYAAKVCGYAAKLCGYAALLCGYAALLCGYAAKLCGYAALLCGYAALLCGYAAKLCGYAAKVCGYAAKVCGYAAKVCGYAAKLCGYAAKLCGYAAKLCGYAAKLCGYAAKLCGYAAKLCGYAAKLCGYAALLCGYAALLCGYAAKLCGYAAKVCGYAAKVCGYAALLCGYAAKLCGYAAKLCGYAAKLCGYAALLCGYAAKLCGYAAKLCGYAALLCGYAAKLCGYAAKLCGYAAKVCGYAAKVCGYAAKLCGYAAKVCGYAAKLCGYAAKLCGYAAKLCGYAAKLCGYTAPLFAQETTTLICQQLQFGNVSTTLSKMAI encoded by the exons ATGGGTTTTGTGACT ACAGATGCTATCCATCTGCTGTGCCCCCTCTACGGGAGGACAACCCGGACAGACCGAAGAGACAGAGCCAATGCTGCTCTGCTGTGTGGTTATGCTGCTAAGCTGTGTGGTTATGCTGCTAAGCTGTGTGGTTATGCTGCTAAGCTGTGTGGTTATGCTGCTAAGGTGTGTGGTTATGCTGCTAAGGTGTGTGGTTATGCTGCTAAGCTGTGTGGTTATGCTGCTCTGCTGTGTGGTTATGCTGCTCTGCTGTGTGGTTATGCTGCTAAGCTGTGTGGTTATGCTGCTCTGCTGTGTGGTTATGCTGCTCTGCTGTGTGGTTATGCTGCTAAACTGTGTGGTTATGCTGCTAAGGTGTGTGGTTATGCTGCTAAGGTGTGTGGTTATGCTGCTAAGGTGTGTGGTTATGCTGCTAAACTGTGTGGTTATGCTGCTAAACTGTGTGGTTATGCTGCTAAACTGTGTGGTTATGCTGCTAAACTGTGTGGTTATGCTGCTAAGCTGTGTGGTTATGCTGCTAAACTGTGTGGTTATGCTGCTAAACTGTGTGGTTATGCTGCTCTGCTGTGTGGTTATGCTGCTCTGCTGTGTGGTTATGCTGCTAAACTGTGTGGTTATGCTGCTAAG GTGTGTGGTTATGCTGCTAAGGTGTGTGGTTATGCTGCTCTGCTGTGTGGTTATGCTGCTAAACTGTGTGGTTATGCTGCTAAGCTGTGTGGTTATGCTGCTAAGCTGTGTGGTTATGCTGCTCTGCTGTGTGGTTATGCTGCTAAACTGTGTGGTTATGCTGCTAAGCTGTGTGGTTATGCTGCTCTGCTGTGTGGTTATGCTGCTAAACTGTGTGGTTATGCTGCTAAACTGTGTGGTTATGCTGCTAAGGTGTGTGGTTATGCTGCTAAGGTGTGTGGTTATGCTGCTAAGCTGTGTGGTTATGCTGCTAAGGTGTGTGGTTATGCTGCTAAGCTGTGTGGTTATGCTGCTAAACTGTGTGGTTATGCTGCTAAACTGTGTGGTTATGCTGCTAAACTGTGTGGTTACACTGCACCTCTGTTTGCTCAGGAAACTACTACTTTAATATGTCAACAACTTCAATTTGGCAATGTATCAACAACTCTCTCAAAGATGGCAATATAA